The Lepidochelys kempii isolate rLepKem1 chromosome 5, rLepKem1.hap2, whole genome shotgun sequence genome window below encodes:
- the LOC140911457 gene encoding carnitine O-palmitoyltransferase 2, mitochondrial-like: MLRARPACGGGVLLRRPGPVGRRGYWRTVGLTESIISELDTDHHFVHRSTIPTMHFQDSLPRLPLPKLEDSVKRYLAAQKPLLDDDQYRNTERIAREFGKGVGRKLHRELVEFDKKNKHTSYISDPWFDMYLCARDPVVLNFNPFISLNPDPKEAYNSQVVRATNLVVSSIKFLNSLKNEFLRPDIYYVNPKWSQSRLFKNFIRLLPTSVSWYGAYMVNAYPLDMSQYKRLFNSSRIPKLNKDELFTDERGRHLLVMRNGHFYVFDVLDPIGNILHPSEIQAQLIYILQDADCLPEFPLCYLTTEDRNTWAAVRQQLLEAGNEDNLQKIDSAVFCLCLDNISPKNDTELSHCMLHGHGFNRWFDKSFSLIITSDGTAGVNFEHSWGDGVAVLRFVNEVYRNSTRHPAIVPHSSPPALSATRCERLEFKLNDSIQSAINAARMKFKETNEKLSVRMFEFRKFGKEFLVKQKLSPDAVFQLACQITAYRQFGKIISSYEACSTAAFKHGRTETIRPTSILTKQCSHAFVEERSKHSVAELRNMIDECSKYHRRLQLEAALGRGFDRHLFALKHLSVSRGDPMPELFLDSAYQKLNHIILSTSTLHSPAVHLGGFGPVVPDGFGIGYNVFDTWVGCNTTGYLNRELQEFLRCLEYSLNDILDVLEGRPLV, from the exons ATGCTCCGTGCCCGGCCCGCGTGCGGCGGCGGCGTCCTGCTGAGGCGGCCGGGGCCTGTTGGGCGCCGCGGGTACTGGCGGACCGTGGGGCTGACCGAGAGCATCATCTCGGAGCTGGACACGGACCATCACTTCGTGCACAGGAGCACGATCCCCACCATGCACTTCCAGGACAGCCTGCCCAG ATTACCTCTTCCAAAATTGGAGGATAGTGTGAAGAGATATTTGGCTGCTCAGAAACCTCTACTCGATGATGATCAGTACAG AAATACTGAAAGAATTGCTAGGGAGTTTGGAAAAGGAGTGGGCAGGAAGTTACACCGAGAACTTGTTGAATTCGATAAAAAGAATAAGCATACAAGTTATATATCAG atCCCTGGTTTGATATGTATCTCTGTGCCAGAGACCCTGTTGTTTTAAACTTCaacccttttatttctttaaatcctGATCCAAAAGAAGCATACAACAGTCAGGTAGTGAGGGCAACAAATCTGGTAGTATCATCAATAAAATTTCTTAACTCTCTAAAGAATGAGTTTTTACGGCCAGATATCTATTATGTCAATCCAAAATGGAGCCAAAGTAGGCTCTTCAAAAACTTTATCCGCCTTCTTCCAACCTCTGTGTCTTGGTATGGAGCTTATATGGTAAACGCATATCCCTTAGATATGTCACAATATAAGCGTCTCTTCAACAGTTCCAGAATTCCTAAATTAAACAAAGATGAACTGTTTACTGATGAACGGGGAAGACATTTGTTGGTGATGAGAAATGGACATTTTTATGTTTTTGATGTTTTGGATCCTATTGGTAATATTCTGCATCCGTCTGAAATCCAGGCTCagttaatttatattttacaaGATGCAGATTGCTTGCCTGAGTTTCCCCTTTGTTACCTCACCACTGAAGACAGGAATACTTGGGCAGCAGTAAGACAACAGCTTCTCGAAGCCGGCAATGAAGACAACTTACAAAAAATTGATAGTGCAGTCTTTTGCCTATGCTTAGACAATATTTCCCCAAAGAATGATACTGAGCTGTCACATTGTATGCTTCATGGACATGGTTTTAATCGTTGGTTTGACAAATCCTTTAGTCTGATTATCACTAGTGATGGCACTGCAGGGGTAAATTTTGAGCATTCTTGGGGAGATGGAGTTGCAGTCCTTCGTTTTGTTAATGAAGTATATAGAAACAGTACAAGACACCCAGCTATTGTACCACATTCTAGTCCTCCTGCATTAAGTGCTACCAGGTGTGAGAGACTGGAGTTTAAATTGAATGATTCAATCCAATCTGCTATAAATGCTGCACGTAtgaaatttaaagaaacaaatgagAAACTATCTGTGAGAATGTTTGAATTCAGAAAGTTTGGAAAAGAATTTTTAGTGAAACAAAAGCTGAGTCCAGATGCTGTTTTTCAACTTGCATGTCAGATTACTGCTTATCGACAGTTTGGAAAAATTATTTCTTCTTACGAAGCATGTAGCACTGCTGCTTTTAAACATGGCCGCACGGAAACTATTCGACCCACATCTATACTAACAAAACAGTGTTCACATGCATTTGTTGAAGAACGAAGCAAACACAGTGTAGCAGAACTGAGAAATATGATTGATGAATGTTCAAAATATCACAGACGGTTGCAACTGGAAGCTGCATTAG gtaGAGGATTTGATCGCCATTTATTTGCATTAAAACATCTTTCAGTGTCCAGAGGTGATCCTATGCCTGAACTTTTTCTTGACTCAGCCTACCAAAAACTAAACCATATTATCCTTTCAACTAGTACGTTACACAGTCCTGCAGTTCATCTTGGTGGATTTGGGCCAGTGGTGCCAGATGGTTTTGGAATTGGATATAATGTATTTGATACATGGGTAGGATGTAACACAACTGGCTATTTAAATAGAGAACTACAAGAATTTCTTAGATGCCTTGAGTATAGTTTAAATGATATTTTAGATGTTTTAGAAGGAAGACCTCTTGTGTAA